GCCGAGCCGCACGGCCGGAAGTGTCTGGTTTGCGACTGGGCTGGCGCTGCAAACTTCCGGTTCAGGTCTCCTACCTTGAGCTAGCGCGCAGACCGCGTCGGAGCAGAGCCCAGCTGATCAGGTGAGAGGCACGCAGGCGCAGGCCACGGCCCGTAGGCCGTGGTTGAACCAGGGGGGCGAGGACAGGTCTGGGTCTGGGCGAGGAATGCGCCGGCCCAAGGCACATTCCCTTCTCTTCTCCGCAGCATGATCACGGACGTGCAGCTCGCCATCTTCGCCAACATGCTGGGCGTGTCGCTCTTCCTGCTTGTCGTTCTCTATCATTACGTGGCCGTCAACAATCCCAAGAAGCAGGAATGAAAGTGGCGCTTTCTCCGCCCCAGGTAACGGTCCGGGGCGGTAGCGCCCAGCCCCCGAAGAGTGGAGAGTGGAGTGGCGAGGCCGCGCCAGGGCCTGCAGGGTTCGAAACTTCAAATCAGAAAAGTGTTGGGCCAAGCATGTTAACAGCCCAGAAATGGGCCCCTTTGTCCGCACAGAGTAGGGAGTGTCTTGCGGTGCCCACCCCCCCGTCTTAAACTGCTCCCTGCTACAACAGGGGTGGGTTCCCTAAACGCCCTCAGTCCTCATCTTCATATAGTCCCCAGATAACCAAGTTGGGAGTGTAGGTACAAGGAGGCACTGACATGCGAAGAAATAAAGACACTGAAGATGCCATCCAAGTATGAAGATTTGGGTTCTTAAGTAGTCCTCATTTTTCCAAAGTTGTTTAGGTTTTTATTTAGGCATAATTCTTTTGTGAGGGATTGTAAAGATAGAGAATTTCCATGCTCAGTGACAGGGGGCACTGATTTAGGGATTGGCTACTGCTGACCAAAGTCAAAGAAGAAGGGGGTGTGTGAGGGGGAGGAGTTGTGTGAAAGGCTTGGAAACCAACCGTAAGTGTGGGTCAGAACTGTAAAACTGTAGGGGGGAACAGGCTGGATGGGAGTTGATTCTTGAAGGATTACCCCAGAAGAAAGCTGCAGCATTTTCCTTACCTCAGGTCTTTCCCCCTCTTTTCTAGGATTCCAGGACATAGTCTGAGGCAAGATGGAGGGTGTGAGGGGCCTTCACACTTCACTTCATCCCTTCTGCCCATCACAACATACAAAGCAACCACACCTGGATTTTCCCAAACAACTTTTATTTCCTCAAAGTCTTCCTTAACCCTATGGAACAAGAAGCTGCCACTGACTAGGGCCCAGTATAGGGGCTGCTTTCTTTTCTACTCCCTCCCCCcaatataaaaatatagtttTCTTTGTGGTCCCAGAATCTTGTgctgtggagggagggaaggggtggcAAGTCCCTGCTTTGTCTGTCTCAGGGTGATGCTCTGCAATGCCTCAGAACACTGTGGCTGGTGTCCCAAGGAGTTATGGTTGTCACATGGAATCAGCAGCTGAGGAACGAGACTAGCACATTTCTCAGTGTGTTCCCCATCTTGGGACTGTATCCTGGGCATGAAGGTCAAGACATCAGACCCGGGGAGAGACAGTGAGTGGGGGAGATTTAGGGACTAAACAAACCTCTGTTTGGCTCAAGGGCCCCCTGCTGTAACAAATCCGGGACTGGGAGTTAGACAGACTACAGGAAATCGGAGAAAAGGCAGGGGCGGAGCGGGGCCGtgagggcctggcctggggcagcctgcaatagagaaaagagaggaaTCAGGGTTGTGAAAACTCTGCCCTTCTGATCTGTTaaccaggggctgggagatgaGAGACGCAGGATGGGTGAGGACAGGCAGGTTGAGTATTGCACAGTGGACTGATCCTGGAACCAGCCAGCTCCAAGGCCGTAGGCCCTAACTAGAGGTTGTTTTCTTGTCCACTGGAGTGAAGACTGAgggaacaaggggaaaaaaatcagggaCTAGATTCTTAATGAAAGCACATTTAGTCTTTTTATGGTCAAAAGGAgtagggaaggaagaaaatgattcTGAATGGTAGAAATGAAGTTGAGGGGCCAGAAGTGAGAGGTGGGGTGAGGGACTGGACCCCGGTGCTCACCGTGGTGCAGAGCGGGGTCC
The genomic region above belongs to Vicugna pacos chromosome 15, VicPac4, whole genome shotgun sequence and contains:
- the OST4 gene encoding dolichyl-diphosphooligosaccharide--protein glycosyltransferase subunit 4, with the protein product MITDVQLAIFANMLGVSLFLLVVLYHYVAVNNPKKQE